In Haematobia irritans isolate KBUSLIRL chromosome 1, ASM5000362v1, whole genome shotgun sequence, a genomic segment contains:
- the Mettl4 gene encoding methyltransferase like 4, producing the protein MQRINVETGTILLLNHCELIKSLYTEHESTQLYSLKEELFDFKPKCTENMESKPKNKRKRKAQEMESENSTKLVEMLAPLLPKLQSLIRTIPEKEYDGLHRFWEESSEFPQFHGANNTDKFQTTHFNGKTFLIPPKCNFYNYNIEQIPQLLPELDKYDIIVLDFPWQNKYIKRLKRVKQSLGYQMLDNDSLRKIPIDQMFHKFSLVVLWCTNAIQHQRVVLEEFLPNWNLKLVHSLKWFKFNTKGELISPVKAEGYKQPYESLFIACPQERDIKELQGIQDIDFIASIPSIIHSHKPPLIDWLKEFLNDPLDFKGLELFARYLQPQFTSIGLEVLKLMDERLYNKIANEKS; encoded by the coding sequence atgcaaagaatTAATGTGGAAACTGGTACTATATTATTATTAAACCATTGCGAATTGATTAAATCCCTTTATACAGAGCATGAATCTACTCAGCTTTATTCCTTGAAAGAAGAACTATTTGACTTTAAGCCTAAATGCACGGAAAATATGGAATCAAAgcccaaaaataaaagaaaaaggaAAGCACAGGAAATGGAAAGTGAAAACTCcacaaaattggttgaaatgttAGCGCCATTGCTACCGAAATTGCAAAGTTTAATTCGCACCATTCCAGAGAAAGAATACGATGGCTTACATAGATTTTGGGAAGAATCCAGCGAATTTCCACAATTTCATGGCGCCAACAATACAGATAAATTTCAAACAACACATTTTAATGGCAAGACGTTTTTAATTCCACCAAAGTGTAATTTCTATAATTACAATATTGAACAGATACCACAACTTTTGCCAGAATTGGATAAATATGATATAATTGTTTTGGATTTCCCTTGGCAGAATAAATACATCAAGCGActtaaaagggtaaaacaatcacTGGGCTATCAAATGCTGGACAATGATAGCCTACGAAAGATACCAATTGATCAAATGTTCCATAAATTTTCCTTGGTTGTATTATGGTGCACAAACGCTATCCAACATCAGCGAGTTGTTCTAGAAGAATTTTTACCCAACTGGAATTTGAAATTAGTCCATTCCTTGAAATggtttaaatttaacacaaaaggTGAATTAATAAGTCCTGTGAAAGCAGAAGGATACAAACAACCCTATGAATCATTATTTATAGCTTGTCCCCAAGAAAGAGATATTAAGGAATTGCAAGGTATACAAGATATTGATTTTATTGCTAGTATACCAAGTATTATACATTCACACAAACCACCTTTAATCGATTGGCTGAAAGAGTTTTTAAACGATCCTTTAGATTTTAAAGGGTTAGAGTTATTTGCAAGGTATTTACAGCCACAGTTTACATCTATTGGTTTGGAGGTCTTGAAATTAATGGATGAACGATTGTATAATAAAATAGCTAATGAAAAATCATAA
- the bor gene encoding ATPase family AAA domain containing bor, with amino-acid sequence MSWLLGRNRPQQPQEMPSGEGGNPDGATAGERSGDTQLSKAERKAMEAYRFDSSALERAAEAARTLERSKHAREALDLSKMQELTRQQEYQQKVKEYEAHIEQAKVEQKRIDHEERRKTLIEETKQQQQRAQYQDQLARKRYEDQLAQQQRVQEENLRKQEESVARQEAMRRQTIEHEIEMKEKNRLKMLEHEMRVKAKVDRENRDINLEQIRLKAQEQRTTILEGIKTAGTVIGSGVEAMLTDWDKVLTAAGGLSLLALGVYAAKGATGVTARYVESRIGKPTLVGETSRFAMLDAVKHPVKYIKKLKSKPADALQGVVLNPKLEERLRDVAIATKNTRINKGMYRNVLMHGPPGTGKTMFAKKLAEHSGMDYAIMTGGDVAPMGKEAVTAIHKVFDWSQASRRGLLLFVDEADAFLRKRSSEHISEDLRAALNAFLYRTSEQNSKFMLVLASNTPEQFDYAINDRLDEMVEFTLPGLEERERLLRLYFDKYVLQPAAEGAKRFKLEQFDYGAACTRMAKICEGMSGREISKLGVSWQAAVYASEDGVLTEKMVLDRAEAAAIQHKQKMAWLSEQERLDHKSITGGKSN; translated from the exons ATGTCATGGTTATTGGGAAGAAATAGGCCTCAGCAGCCTCAAGAAATGCCCTCCGGCGAAGGTGGAAATCCAGATGGAGCTACTGCCGGCGAACGCTCTGGTGACACCCAGTTGTCTAAGGCGGAACGCAAAGCTATGGAAGCCTATCGTTTCGATTCGTCTGCTTTGGAAAGAGCAGCAGAAGCTGCACGAACCTTGGAAAGGTCAA AACATGCCCGGGAAGCTTTGGATCTGTCCAAAATGCAAGAGTTAACAAGGCAGCAAGAGTATCAGCAAAAGGTTAAGGAATATGAAGCACATATTGAGCAAGCTAAAGTCGAACAGAAACGTATTGACCATGAAGAGAGACGTAAAACATTGATT gaagaaaccaaacaacaacaacaacgtgcCCAATATCAAGATCAACTTGCCCGTAAGCGATATGAAGATCAACTTGCGCAACAACAACGTGTTCAGGAAGAAAATCTAAGAAA ACAAGAAGAAAGTGTTGCACGCCAGGAAGCCATGCGTCGCCAAACGATAGAACATGAAATTGAGATGAAAGAAAAGAACCGTCTGAAAATGTTGGAACACGAGATGAGAGTCAAGGCTAAAGTTGATCGCGAAAATCGTGACATCAATTTGGAGCAAATTCGCTTAAAAGCTCAGGAACAACGAACcacaattttggaaggaatcaa GACTGCTGGCACAGTTATTGGTTCAGGTGTTGAAGCAATGCTCACGGATTGGGATAAAGTGCTAACAGCGGCTGGTGGCTTGTCTCTGCTGGCTTTAGGCGTTTATGCCGCCAAGGGAGCTACTGGTGTGACAGCACGTTATGTGGAATCGCGCATTGGCAAACCAACTCTAGTGGGAGAAACATCACGTTTTGCCATGTTGGATGCAGTCAAACACCCAGTGAAATACATTAAGAAACTTAAATCGAAACCTGCAGATGCCTTGCAAGGCGTTGTTCTTAATCCAAAATTAGAAGAACGCTTACGTGATGTAGCCATTGCAACAAAAAATACTCGCATTAACAAGGGCATGTATAGAAATGTATTGATGCACGGTCCACCAGGTACTGGTAAAACTATGTTTGCCAAGAAGCTAGCTGAACATTCGGGCATGGACTATGCCATCATGACTGGTGGTGATGTAGCACCTATGGGCAAAGAAGCTGTAACAGCAATACATAAAGTTTTCGATTGGTCACAGGCAAGTCGTCGTGGTCTCCTATTGTTTGTAGACGAAGCTGATGCCTTCTTGCGTAAACGTTCGTCTGAGCATATATCGGAAGATTTGAGAGCTGCTTTGAATGCCTTCTTATATCGCACATCCGAACAAAATTCGAAATTCATGTTGGTTTTGGCTTCAAATACACCCGAACAATTCGATTATGCCATTAATGATCGTTTGGATGAAATGGTCGAATTTACTTTACCAGGTCTAGAGGAACGTGAACGTCTACTACGCTTATACTTTGACAAATATGTTTTGCAACCAGCTGCCGAAGGAGCCAA ACGTTTCAAATTGGAGCAATTTGACTACGGTGCTGCTTGTACGAGAATGGCTAAAATATGTGAAGGTATGTCAGGTCGTGAAATTTCCAAATTGGGAGTTTCATGGCAGGCTGCTGTATATGCCTCTGAAGATGGTGTTCTCACAGAAAAAATGGTTTTGGACAGAGCAGAAGCGGCTGCCATACAACATAAACAGAAG aTGGCTTGGTTATCGGAACAAGAACGTTTGGATCATAAATCCATAACAGGGGGAAAATCAAATTAG